The following are encoded in a window of Mycobacteroides chelonae CCUG 47445 genomic DNA:
- a CDS encoding kinase — protein sequence MTTLLADPVAQVIATAEELLSKRAGATVTLAEPEDLGGSGPAIVLRVRAVQNPFALPKSMVIKQVPEGGSEAAVLREVVSYQFANSLTAKHRPGPELVAYSIAERLIVLTDLGSAPTMSELLAERNRAAINHALMAWAQALGRMHVATVGREGDFAALLRRIDVKKTDVDPSQQRIGGAETIDPLQQILRSEYALEVPPALISRLQQTAELFGKGGVRAFSPSEVAPDNILVTEHGVRILDYEWGGFRDIVLDIAHALTVYPEFLGAAEREEVAELDDAMTEAWRSDVVSIAPGLADDETLARRVLDARLMWVWLATHEYFTIDVDLDDETVAFGNPAPTHAALLGRWVALHAAAERVGDPIVAGHATDVIAALRGESLMED from the coding sequence ATGACGACACTATTGGCAGACCCCGTCGCGCAGGTTATCGCCACAGCCGAGGAGTTGCTCTCCAAGCGCGCGGGGGCAACCGTCACGTTGGCTGAACCCGAGGATCTCGGTGGCAGCGGGCCTGCGATCGTCCTTCGGGTCCGCGCGGTGCAGAACCCTTTCGCGTTGCCCAAGTCCATGGTGATCAAGCAGGTCCCCGAAGGGGGATCCGAGGCCGCCGTGCTCCGTGAGGTGGTGTCGTATCAGTTCGCAAACTCGTTGACGGCCAAGCATCGGCCCGGCCCCGAGCTGGTTGCCTACTCCATTGCCGAACGGCTCATCGTGCTTACCGATCTAGGTTCTGCGCCGACCATGTCAGAGCTACTGGCGGAGCGTAATCGTGCTGCGATCAACCATGCGCTGATGGCGTGGGCGCAAGCCCTAGGGCGGATGCACGTAGCCACTGTGGGGCGTGAAGGTGACTTTGCTGCGCTGCTCAGGCGCATCGATGTGAAGAAGACAGATGTCGACCCGTCGCAGCAGCGCATCGGTGGGGCGGAGACCATCGACCCACTGCAGCAGATCCTGAGAAGCGAGTACGCCCTCGAAGTGCCGCCTGCACTGATTTCTCGTTTACAGCAAACAGCTGAGCTTTTCGGAAAGGGCGGCGTTCGCGCCTTCAGCCCCTCCGAGGTCGCCCCCGACAACATCCTCGTCACCGAACATGGTGTCCGGATTCTTGACTACGAATGGGGCGGATTCCGCGACATCGTGCTGGACATCGCCCACGCACTCACCGTCTACCCGGAGTTCCTCGGTGCCGCCGAACGTGAGGAAGTCGCCGAGCTCGATGATGCGATGACCGAAGCGTGGCGCTCCGACGTGGTGTCGATCGCTCCCGGGCTGGCCGATGACGAGACGCTCGCGCGGCGCGTCCTGGATGCGCGACTGATGTGGGTGTGGCTGGCCACTCACGAGTACTTCACCATCGACGTCGATCTCGACGACGAGACTGTGGCCTTCGGGAATCCCGCGCCCACCCATGCCGCGCTGCTGGGGCGATGGGTAGCGCTACATGCGGCCGCTGAGCGTGTGGGCGACCCCATTGTCGCCGGTCATGCCACCGACGTTATCGCGGCGCTGCGCGGCGAATCACTCATGGAGGACTGA
- a CDS encoding AurF N-oxygenase family protein, translating into MPLYTVPGPSDFDAEYLQTLHTLSEGSVRLHFDPFTDIDWDAPDYQIDRNDPRWVLNPELDTLGATQWYRDLPLDRQIEIGRWRLANSVKVGLAFESILIRGMMQYLMKLPNGSPEFRYCLHEMTEECNHIQMFQELVNRIGDDVPGMRKWFRRLSPIIGVAGGWAHVVLFIGILGGEEPIDHYQKSLIRKDVDLPPAVRRTMEIHVAEEARHISFAGEFLRVHMPLMSARKRALCTLLFPVVMKLLANEIMIPPRTFAAEFGIPREVFKQAFWRSEHARHTLAEYFGDMRKLTEDIGMRPWWVRPLWKVLHIDGRPSRYRSEPDRSPVGTPLAVGA; encoded by the coding sequence ATGCCGCTTTACACCGTCCCCGGGCCGAGCGACTTCGACGCGGAGTACCTGCAAACCCTGCACACGCTGTCCGAAGGTTCGGTGCGTCTGCACTTCGATCCCTTCACGGACATCGACTGGGACGCGCCCGATTACCAGATCGACCGCAACGACCCCCGCTGGGTGCTGAACCCCGAGCTGGACACGCTCGGCGCCACGCAGTGGTACCGGGATCTGCCCCTCGACCGTCAAATCGAGATCGGCCGCTGGCGGCTGGCCAACAGCGTCAAGGTTGGGCTCGCCTTCGAGAGCATTCTGATCCGCGGCATGATGCAGTACCTCATGAAGCTGCCGAACGGCTCGCCTGAGTTCCGCTACTGCCTCCACGAGATGACCGAGGAGTGCAACCACATCCAGATGTTCCAGGAGCTCGTCAACCGCATCGGTGACGACGTCCCGGGCATGCGCAAGTGGTTCCGCAGGCTCTCGCCGATAATCGGCGTGGCAGGCGGTTGGGCCCATGTGGTCCTCTTCATCGGCATCCTCGGCGGCGAAGAGCCCATCGATCACTACCAGAAGTCGTTGATCCGCAAGGACGTCGACCTGCCGCCGGCCGTCCGGCGCACCATGGAAATCCACGTGGCCGAAGAGGCGCGGCACATCTCCTTCGCCGGTGAGTTCCTGCGCGTCCACATGCCGCTGATGAGTGCGCGCAAACGCGCACTGTGCACCCTGCTGTTCCCGGTCGTCATGAAGCTGCTGGCCAACGAGATCATGATTCCGCCACGGACCTTCGCCGCCGAGTTCGGCATCCCGCGTGAGGTTTTCAAGCAGGCCTTCTGGCGCAGCGAGCACGCGCGTCACACGCTTGCCGAGTACTTCGGAGACATGCGCAAGCTCACCGAGGACATCGGAATGCGGCCGTGGTGGGTGCGCCCGCTGTGGAAGGTGCTGCATATCGATGGCCGTCCGTCGCGATACCGGAGCGAGCCCGACCGCTCGCCCGTGGGCACGCCTCTAGCGGTTGGCGCCTGA
- a CDS encoding shikimate dehydrogenase, translated as MSTAEVRRAAVLGSPIGHSRSPDLHLAAYRALGLTGWTYERIECTAEQLPDVVGGAGPDWVGFSVTMPGKFAALESASSCTERARLIGAANTLVRTDDGWHADNTDVDGVSGALRGAGIEPAERAAVIVGAGGTARPAIVALAAMGIKSLTVVARDATRAHGALELAQRVGLPASVIGFEDAALSSVCASSGVLVSTVPAEAAAPYSDSLAAAPAILDVIYHPWPTELAATAHDRGAAVAGGLEMLLNQAFTQVELFTGQPAPRAAMAAALR; from the coding sequence ATGAGCACGGCTGAGGTTCGCCGCGCCGCGGTGCTCGGCTCACCGATAGGGCATTCCCGCTCGCCCGATTTACATCTGGCCGCCTATCGCGCACTGGGGCTGACCGGCTGGACATACGAACGCATCGAGTGCACGGCTGAGCAGCTGCCCGACGTGGTGGGAGGCGCCGGGCCCGATTGGGTGGGTTTCTCGGTGACCATGCCCGGCAAGTTCGCCGCCCTGGAATCGGCGTCGAGTTGCACCGAACGTGCGCGGCTGATCGGTGCCGCCAACACCCTGGTGCGTACCGATGACGGTTGGCATGCCGACAACACCGACGTCGATGGCGTATCCGGGGCACTGCGCGGCGCGGGAATCGAACCCGCGGAGCGGGCAGCCGTGATCGTCGGCGCCGGCGGTACCGCGCGGCCGGCCATCGTGGCGCTGGCGGCAATGGGTATCAAGTCCCTGACGGTGGTGGCCCGGGATGCGACCCGCGCGCACGGAGCTCTGGAGCTGGCGCAGCGAGTGGGCCTGCCGGCCTCCGTGATTGGTTTCGAGGACGCCGCCCTGTCCTCGGTGTGCGCATCGTCCGGCGTGCTGGTGAGCACCGTGCCGGCGGAGGCGGCGGCACCCTATTCGGATTCCCTGGCCGCGGCCCCGGCGATTCTCGACGTTATCTATCACCCGTGGCCCACCGAACTGGCAGCCACGGCACACGATCGGGGAGCAGCGGTCGCCGGCGGTTTGGAGATGCTGCTCAACCAGGCGTTCACCCAGGTAGAGCTGTTCACCGGGCAGCCCGCACCACGTGCGGCGATGGCCGCCGCCCTGCGCTGA
- the ruvX gene encoding Holliday junction resolvase RuvX has protein sequence MPDSEAPAPDRPGPDDPGRGRRLGVDVGTVRIGVASCDPDGILATPVETVARDNKEDSDFRRIVELVEELSVVEVVVGLPRNLREGTGASARDAAGFARELSERIAPVPVRLVDERFTTTTAQRSLREAGVRSRQQRGIIDQAAAVAILQDWLEQRRRCGSEGGTR, from the coding sequence GTGCCCGATAGCGAAGCTCCTGCCCCTGATCGTCCAGGCCCGGACGATCCGGGCCGCGGCCGTCGTCTCGGCGTGGATGTGGGCACCGTCAGAATAGGAGTCGCATCGTGCGACCCCGACGGAATTCTTGCCACCCCGGTCGAAACGGTCGCGCGGGATAATAAGGAAGACAGTGATTTTCGCCGCATCGTGGAATTGGTCGAGGAGCTGAGCGTGGTAGAGGTCGTTGTCGGCCTGCCACGCAACCTGCGCGAAGGTACGGGGGCCTCGGCGCGCGATGCCGCAGGGTTCGCCCGGGAGCTGAGCGAGCGAATCGCGCCCGTGCCGGTGCGCTTAGTAGACGAGCGTTTCACTACTACTACCGCCCAGCGTTCCCTGCGTGAGGCAGGAGTACGGTCTCGTCAGCAGCGCGGCATCATCGACCAGGCGGCAGCGGTGGCCATTCTGCAGGATTGGCTTGAGCAGCGTCGCCGGTGCGGCAGTGAAGGGGGCACGCGTTGA
- a CDS encoding replication-associated recombination protein A: MSDSLFDVPGGAFESAPADAGVPPNAPLAVRMRPAALDEVVGQGHLLKQGSPLRRLVDGSGAASVILYGPPGTGKTTLASLISGATGRRFEALSALSAGVKEVRAVIDDARRAAVHGRQTVLFIDEVHRFSKTQQDALLAAVENRVVLLVAATTENPSFSVVAPLLSRSLILQLQPLGDNDIREVLTRAIADERGLGSAVAVDPEALSLLAQLAAGDARRALTALEVAAETAGGAGGTVTVEVVEQSVDRAAVRYDRDGDQHYDVVSAFIKSIRGSDVDAALHYLARMLIAGEDPRFIARRLMILASEDVGMADPTALPVAVAAAQTVQLIGMPEAQLTLTHATIHLATAPKSGAVPAALGAAMGDIRAGKAGLVPPHLRDGHYSGAAKLGNAVGYLYPHNDRDGVVAQQYPPDELVGTDYYQPTDHGTERDIGSRLDKLRAIIRRGLKRP; this comes from the coding sequence GTGTCAGACAGCCTGTTCGACGTGCCCGGGGGCGCTTTCGAGTCGGCCCCGGCGGATGCCGGGGTGCCGCCCAACGCGCCCCTGGCCGTCCGGATGCGTCCCGCCGCGCTCGATGAAGTGGTGGGACAGGGGCACCTGCTCAAACAGGGTTCGCCGTTGCGTCGCCTCGTCGACGGCTCGGGTGCTGCCTCGGTCATCCTGTATGGACCTCCGGGTACGGGGAAAACCACTCTCGCATCCTTGATTTCGGGTGCCACCGGGCGCCGGTTCGAGGCGCTGTCCGCATTGTCCGCCGGAGTCAAAGAGGTGCGGGCCGTCATCGACGATGCCCGCCGCGCGGCCGTTCACGGCCGTCAGACGGTGCTTTTCATCGACGAGGTGCACCGGTTCTCCAAGACGCAGCAAGACGCGCTGCTTGCGGCTGTGGAGAACCGAGTGGTGCTGTTGGTGGCCGCCACCACCGAGAATCCCTCTTTTTCCGTAGTGGCGCCGCTGCTCTCGCGCTCGCTGATCCTTCAGCTGCAGCCATTGGGCGACAACGATATTCGAGAAGTACTCACGCGTGCGATCGCCGATGAGCGCGGGCTCGGCAGTGCGGTAGCCGTGGATCCCGAGGCGCTGAGTCTGCTGGCGCAGCTCGCCGCGGGCGACGCACGACGCGCTCTGACTGCCCTCGAGGTCGCGGCGGAGACTGCGGGAGGAGCGGGCGGCACCGTGACCGTCGAGGTGGTGGAGCAGTCGGTGGACCGCGCTGCCGTGCGCTACGACCGTGACGGCGATCAGCACTACGACGTGGTGAGTGCCTTCATCAAATCGATCCGCGGGTCCGATGTGGATGCCGCGCTGCACTATCTGGCGCGGATGCTGATCGCGGGGGAGGACCCGCGCTTCATCGCCCGGCGACTGATGATCCTGGCCAGCGAGGACGTCGGGATGGCCGATCCCACCGCATTGCCGGTGGCGGTGGCGGCGGCGCAGACGGTGCAACTGATCGGGATGCCGGAGGCGCAGCTGACGCTGACTCACGCCACCATTCACCTCGCCACCGCGCCCAAGTCGGGTGCGGTGCCCGCGGCCCTGGGGGCGGCGATGGGCGACATCCGCGCGGGCAAGGCCGGGCTGGTGCCGCCTCATCTGCGTGACGGCCATTACAGCGGGGCGGCCAAACTCGGCAATGCCGTCGGCTACCTGTACCCGCATAACGACCGCGACGGGGTGGTGGCACAGCAGTATCCGCCCGATGAGTTGGTCGGTACCGATTACTACCAGCCCACCGATCACGGCACCGAGCGTGACATCGGATCACGGCTGGACAAGCTGCGCGCCATCATCCGGCGTGGGCTGAAAAGGCCCTGA
- the mltG gene encoding endolytic transglycosylase MltG produces the protein MSDWRDWDDRQEPDDDWGGGRRAVPVAVGPRPRETRRERARRRAAARRRRNAGLAGLALVVIITVAAVVGGAKLWDSLFGADAPVTDYSGSGVKDFVFEVHRGDTTKVIGQRLKDEGVVATPSAFTDAAQGNQAIAAIQPGFYKLRTKIPGKDAVARLAEQDNRVGLLVIPEGRQLDDVSAVANGAVTEGIFTLIARASCVDLDGDKHCVAASDLRQAATTASQAELSVPQWASNGVNAVRDDHRRLEGLIAAGRWDFDPMAEPEQILASLIRESSDQYQQLGLLQADAAGLSPYEVLVVASLLQREAKPRDFAKVARVVYNRLAKHQKLEFDSTVNYPLDRQEVATTDDDRERKTLWNTYVSQGLPATPISSPSPEALQAAEHPEPGDWLYFVTIDAEGTTLFTADYNEHLANIELAKKNGILDSAR, from the coding sequence TTGAGCGACTGGCGCGATTGGGACGATCGCCAGGAGCCCGACGACGACTGGGGAGGCGGTCGCCGGGCCGTCCCGGTGGCGGTGGGTCCGCGTCCTCGCGAGACCCGTCGTGAGCGGGCGCGCCGCAGGGCTGCGGCGCGGCGTCGCCGTAACGCCGGACTGGCGGGTCTGGCGCTGGTTGTCATCATCACCGTCGCTGCCGTTGTCGGCGGAGCAAAGCTGTGGGACAGCCTCTTCGGTGCCGACGCCCCCGTCACCGACTACTCGGGCTCCGGGGTCAAGGACTTCGTGTTCGAGGTGCATCGCGGCGACACCACCAAGGTCATCGGACAGCGGCTGAAGGACGAGGGAGTGGTGGCCACTCCGAGTGCGTTCACTGATGCCGCGCAAGGCAATCAGGCCATCGCCGCGATCCAGCCCGGCTTCTACAAGCTGCGCACCAAGATTCCCGGCAAGGACGCCGTCGCGCGTCTGGCCGAACAAGACAACCGGGTCGGTCTGCTCGTCATCCCGGAGGGCCGTCAGCTCGATGACGTCTCCGCGGTGGCCAATGGCGCCGTTACCGAGGGCATCTTCACCCTCATCGCGCGTGCTTCGTGTGTGGACCTGGACGGGGACAAGCATTGCGTGGCCGCTTCGGACTTACGGCAGGCCGCCACGACGGCCTCGCAGGCCGAGCTGTCGGTCCCGCAGTGGGCGTCCAACGGAGTCAATGCCGTGCGCGACGACCACCGCCGCCTCGAGGGACTGATCGCCGCTGGGCGGTGGGACTTCGACCCGATGGCCGAGCCGGAGCAGATTCTGGCCTCCCTCATCCGTGAGAGCAGCGACCAGTACCAGCAGCTGGGGTTGCTGCAGGCCGATGCGGCCGGGTTGTCGCCCTATGAAGTGCTGGTGGTGGCCTCGCTGCTGCAGCGGGAGGCCAAACCGCGCGACTTCGCGAAGGTGGCGCGGGTGGTCTACAACCGGCTGGCCAAGCATCAGAAGCTGGAATTCGACTCCACGGTGAACTACCCGTTGGACCGCCAAGAAGTCGCGACGACCGATGACGACCGCGAGCGCAAGACGCTCTGGAATACCTATGTGTCGCAGGGGCTCCCGGCTACCCCGATTTCTTCGCCGAGCCCCGAGGCGCTTCAGGCGGCCGAGCATCCGGAGCCGGGGGACTGGCTGTACTTCGTCACGATCGACGCCGAGGGCACCACGTTGTTCACCGCCGACTACAACGAGCATTTGGCCAACATCGAGCTGGCCAAGAAGAACGGCATTCTGGACAGTGCGCGATGA
- a CDS encoding DUF3097 domain-containing protein codes for MADRYGTDILSNNPHAPRRPQSTEVAAIKGLVVEDAQTGFVGAVVRIEYGRMDLEDRHGRVRGFPVGPGYLIDGKPVILKEPLRHTPTKETRSASGSVAVHGLKARTALASRIYVEGRHDAELVEQVWGHDLRVEGVVVEYLGGVDDLAAIVKEFQPGPGRRLGVLVDHLVKGSKESRIAETVQKGPYGEHTLVVGHPFVDIWQAVKPARIGLHAWPTVPRDIEWKHGICQALGWPHGSQTEIAEAWRRIRGKVRTWTDLEPALIGRVEELIDFVTQPAG; via the coding sequence GTGGCTGATCGCTATGGCACCGACATCTTGTCCAACAACCCGCACGCTCCGCGGCGTCCGCAATCGACCGAGGTCGCGGCGATAAAGGGTTTGGTCGTGGAGGATGCCCAGACGGGTTTTGTGGGCGCGGTGGTGCGCATCGAGTACGGCCGGATGGACCTGGAAGACCGGCACGGACGAGTTCGTGGCTTCCCGGTAGGCCCGGGATACCTCATCGACGGTAAACCGGTGATCCTCAAGGAGCCGTTGCGGCACACCCCTACCAAGGAAACCCGGAGCGCGTCGGGATCGGTTGCCGTTCACGGCCTCAAGGCGCGCACGGCGTTGGCCAGCCGGATCTATGTCGAGGGCCGTCACGACGCCGAACTCGTCGAACAGGTGTGGGGTCATGACCTGCGCGTCGAAGGTGTGGTCGTCGAGTATCTGGGAGGGGTCGATGACTTGGCCGCCATCGTGAAGGAGTTCCAGCCGGGACCGGGCCGCCGACTCGGAGTTCTGGTCGACCACCTCGTGAAGGGGTCGAAGGAGTCACGTATCGCCGAAACGGTGCAAAAGGGTCCCTATGGCGAGCACACCCTGGTGGTGGGGCATCCGTTCGTTGACATCTGGCAGGCGGTCAAACCCGCTCGGATTGGGCTGCATGCCTGGCCCACCGTGCCGCGGGACATCGAGTGGAAGCACGGCATCTGCCAGGCGCTTGGCTGGCCGCACGGCAGCCAGACCGAGATCGCCGAGGCCTGGCGCCGGATTCGCGGCAAGGTGCGCACCTGGACCGACCTGGAGCCCGCCCTGATCGGCCGTGTTGAGGAACTGATCGATTTCGTCACCCAACCGGCGGGCTGA
- a CDS encoding TetR/AcrR family transcriptional regulator produces MPDTNAKERSLTGHEARWERHNSARQTRIVESAVALLDETPPGTEIPVQSIAKRAELAKSVVYRQFEGREDLDRRIRSYLMEDFDTTISSQLDVTRGSINDIATRTIRAVLDWMTDYPHRYEFMGSGTTDEDPAVDAVSTVKVRMEQRVRGVLIPITELLGIDYSPFESVTYAVVTMVEGTLSRWLRENDPVRSRTEIVEDLANYVWYVLDGAGRSMGVSLDPQTELMAAIAELSGANR; encoded by the coding sequence GTGCCGGATACCAATGCCAAGGAACGCTCGCTCACTGGGCATGAGGCACGTTGGGAACGGCACAACTCCGCCCGCCAGACCCGCATCGTGGAGTCGGCCGTAGCACTGCTCGACGAAACGCCGCCCGGCACCGAGATTCCCGTGCAGTCGATCGCCAAACGGGCCGAGCTGGCCAAGTCTGTGGTGTACCGGCAGTTCGAGGGGCGCGAGGACCTCGATCGGCGCATTCGTTCGTATCTGATGGAGGACTTCGATACGACAATCTCGTCGCAGCTCGATGTCACCAGAGGTTCCATCAACGACATTGCCACCAGAACCATTCGCGCGGTGCTGGATTGGATGACCGATTACCCCCATCGCTACGAGTTCATGGGCTCCGGCACCACCGACGAGGATCCCGCCGTCGATGCGGTCAGTACGGTCAAGGTGCGCATGGAGCAGCGTGTCCGCGGGGTCCTGATTCCGATCACCGAGCTACTCGGGATCGACTACAGCCCCTTCGAATCGGTCACCTACGCGGTGGTGACGATGGTCGAGGGGACCCTCTCCCGATGGTTGCGGGAAAACGACCCCGTGCGCAGTCGCACCGAGATCGTCGAGGATCTGGCGAACTACGTCTGGTACGTGCTGGACGGGGCCGGGCGTTCGATGGGCGTGTCCCTGGACCCGCAGACCGAACTGATGGCGGCTATCGCCGAACTGTCAGGCGCCAACCGCTAG
- the alaS gene encoding alanine--tRNA ligase, translating into MQTHEIRKRFLDHFVKAGHTEVPSASVILDDPNLLFVNAGMVQFVPFFLGQRTPPYNTATSVQKCIRTPDIDEVGITTRHNTFFQMAGNFSFGDYFKSEAIRLAWTLLTNPLSEGGYGFDPERLWATVYLDDDEAIGLWQDIAGLPLDRIQRRGMADNYWSMGIPGPCGPCSEIYYDRGPEYGIEGGPEANEDRYIEIWNLVFMQNERGEGTSKTDFEILGPLPRQNIDTGMGVERIACLLQGVDNVYETDLVRPVIDCVAAVAPRGYGQGSHEDDVRYRVIGDHARTAAIIIGDGVSPGNEGRGYVLRRLLRRIIRSTKLLGVEKPMMGELMAVVRDEMGPSYPELVTDFERISRIAVAEETAFNRTLASGSKLFEDAADKTKTAGKSTLSGSDAFTLHDTYGFPIELTLEMAAEAGLSVDENGFRELMNEQRQRAKADAAARKHAHADLTAYRELVDAGPTEFTGFDELDSQATILGIFVDGARVPVASAGAEAEIVLDRTPLYAESGGQIADIGSIRGDGTNATSQAKVSDVQKIAKTLFVHKVTVESGEFVEGDQVVASVDPQWRHGATQGHSGTHMVHAALRQVLGPNAVQAGSLNRPGYLRFDFSWQGALSEAQRQEVEDVANKAVEANYPVNTFITDLDKAKAMGAMALFGENYGDNVRVVDIGGPFSLELCGGTHVANSSQIGPVTLLGESSVGSGVRRVEAYVGLDAFRYLSKERALMAALSSSLKVPSEEVPGRVATLVERLKVAEKELEQTRLASVKASISTLVDNAERLSTSAGTVTVVAHRLPDGTGAGDLRSLIGDIRGRLGSDPAVVALIAAGEGSVPFVVSVNQAAQDAGLRANDLVGAIGSAVDGRGGGKSDTAQGSGKDSSGIDAALRALREQIRQA; encoded by the coding sequence ATGCAGACACACGAGATCCGGAAGCGATTCCTGGACCACTTCGTGAAGGCCGGTCACACCGAGGTACCGAGCGCTTCGGTGATTCTCGACGACCCCAACCTGCTGTTCGTCAACGCCGGCATGGTCCAGTTCGTGCCGTTCTTCCTGGGGCAGCGCACGCCGCCGTACAACACGGCCACCAGTGTCCAGAAGTGCATTCGCACGCCGGACATCGATGAGGTGGGCATCACCACCCGGCACAACACCTTCTTCCAGATGGCCGGAAACTTCTCCTTCGGCGACTACTTCAAGAGCGAGGCGATCCGGCTTGCCTGGACACTGCTGACCAACCCGCTGTCCGAGGGGGGTTACGGCTTCGACCCGGAGAGGCTGTGGGCCACCGTCTATCTCGACGACGACGAGGCCATCGGGCTGTGGCAGGACATCGCCGGGCTGCCGCTGGACCGGATCCAGCGCCGCGGCATGGCCGACAACTACTGGTCCATGGGCATCCCCGGTCCCTGCGGTCCGTGCTCGGAGATCTACTACGACCGTGGCCCCGAGTACGGCATCGAAGGTGGCCCGGAGGCGAACGAGGACCGCTACATCGAGATCTGGAATCTCGTGTTCATGCAGAACGAGCGCGGCGAGGGGACCTCCAAGACCGACTTCGAGATACTCGGCCCACTGCCGCGTCAGAACATCGACACCGGCATGGGTGTCGAGCGCATCGCGTGTCTATTGCAGGGTGTCGACAACGTCTACGAAACCGACCTGGTGCGCCCCGTCATCGACTGTGTGGCAGCAGTTGCCCCGCGCGGGTATGGGCAGGGCAGTCACGAGGACGACGTGCGCTACCGCGTCATCGGCGACCACGCCCGCACGGCGGCGATCATCATCGGCGACGGGGTCAGCCCCGGCAATGAAGGCCGCGGCTATGTGCTGCGCCGCCTGCTGCGCCGGATCATCCGCTCCACCAAGTTGCTTGGCGTCGAAAAGCCCATGATGGGTGAGCTGATGGCCGTGGTGCGTGACGAGATGGGCCCGTCGTACCCCGAGCTGGTGACCGACTTCGAACGCATCAGCAGAATCGCCGTTGCCGAGGAGACCGCGTTCAACCGGACCCTGGCCTCGGGTTCGAAGCTGTTCGAGGATGCCGCGGACAAGACGAAAACGGCAGGAAAAAGCACACTTTCGGGTAGCGACGCGTTCACCCTGCATGACACTTACGGGTTCCCCATCGAGCTCACCCTCGAAATGGCCGCCGAGGCCGGGCTTTCGGTGGACGAGAACGGCTTCCGTGAGCTGATGAATGAGCAGCGGCAACGCGCCAAGGCCGACGCCGCTGCGCGCAAGCATGCCCACGCAGACCTGACGGCATACCGCGAACTCGTGGACGCGGGGCCCACGGAATTCACCGGATTCGACGAATTAGATTCGCAGGCAACGATTCTGGGCATCTTCGTCGACGGCGCCCGGGTGCCGGTCGCCTCGGCGGGCGCCGAGGCGGAAATCGTGTTGGACCGCACCCCGCTCTACGCGGAATCGGGCGGCCAGATCGCCGACATCGGATCCATTCGCGGCGACGGGACGAACGCAACATCGCAGGCGAAGGTCTCCGATGTCCAGAAGATCGCCAAAACCCTCTTCGTACACAAGGTCACGGTGGAATCCGGTGAGTTCGTCGAGGGTGATCAGGTGGTGGCCTCGGTGGATCCGCAGTGGCGCCACGGCGCCACTCAGGGCCACTCGGGCACGCACATGGTGCACGCCGCGCTGCGGCAAGTACTGGGGCCCAATGCCGTTCAGGCGGGCTCGCTGAACCGGCCCGGATACCTGCGTTTCGACTTCAGCTGGCAGGGCGCGCTCTCGGAGGCACAGCGGCAAGAGGTCGAGGACGTGGCCAACAAGGCGGTCGAGGCCAACTATCCCGTCAACACCTTCATCACTGATCTGGACAAGGCCAAGGCCATGGGAGCGATGGCGCTGTTCGGCGAGAACTACGGAGACAACGTGCGCGTTGTCGACATCGGCGGCCCGTTCTCGCTCGAATTGTGCGGTGGGACTCACGTGGCCAACTCCTCCCAGATCGGACCCGTGACGCTGCTGGGAGAGTCTTCGGTGGGCTCGGGCGTGCGCCGGGTGGAGGCCTATGTCGGCCTGGACGCGTTCCGCTACCTCTCGAAGGAACGTGCCTTGATGGCCGCGCTGTCCTCAAGCCTGAAGGTGCCCTCCGAGGAGGTTCCCGGCCGGGTCGCGACTCTGGTGGAGCGCCTGAAGGTGGCCGAAAAGGAGTTGGAGCAAACACGTTTGGCCTCGGTAAAGGCCTCCATCTCGACGTTGGTGGACAACGCGGAACGCCTGAGCACGTCGGCCGGCACCGTCACCGTGGTGGCGCACCGGCTGCCCGACGGGACCGGCGCGGGTGACCTGCGCAGTCTGATCGGAGACATTCGGGGCCGGCTCGGCAGTGACCCCGCCGTGGTCGCGCTGATCGCAGCCGGCGAGGGCTCGGTGCCCTTCGTGGTGTCGGTCAACCAGGCCGCTCAAGATGCGGGGCTGCGTGCCAACGACCTCGTGGGTGCCATCGGATCGGCCGTGGACGGACGAGGCGGCGGTAAGTCCGACACGGCACAGGGGTCCGGTAAGGACTCCTCCGGCATTGACGCGGCACTGCGGGCGCTGCGTGAACAGATCCGCCAGGCCTGA